The genomic DNA GGCGATGGGCGGGGTGGCATCAGCTTCGCCTGATGTGACAGTATCAGCCCATGCTGACATCAGTCGACACTGAAGTGATCCGTGCGCTGGCGGATCCACTCCGGCTCCGGATCGTGGAGCTTCTGGCCGTGGAGACGCTGTGTACCACGCACCTGGTGGAGGAGACAGGTGCCCGGCAGACGAACCTGTCCAACCATCTGCGGGTGCTGCGCGAGGCCGGGGTGGTGGAGACCGAGCCGTGCGGTCGCTTCACGTACTACAAGCTGTGCCCCGCGGTGCTGGAGGCGCTGGCAGGCTCGTTCACCGAACTGGCCGCAGCCGCCCGTACCACCGTCGAGACCGACCGCAAGCGGGCCTGCTGACATGGCCTCGACCCCCGCCACCAGCCCCGGGGCCGGGACAGAGGCGTCC from Streptomyces sp. CMB-StM0423 includes the following:
- a CDS encoding ArsR/SmtB family transcription factor, coding for MLTSVDTEVIRALADPLRLRIVELLAVETLCTTHLVEETGARQTNLSNHLRVLREAGVVETEPCGRFTYYKLCPAVLEALAGSFTELAAAARTTVETDRKRAC